One genomic segment of Homo sapiens chromosome 14, GRCh38.p14 Primary Assembly includes these proteins:
- the RNASE6 gene encoding ribonuclease K6 precursor produces the protein MVLCFPLLLLLLVLWGPVCPLHAWPKRLTKAHWFEIQHIQPSPLQCNRAMSGINNYTQHCKHQNTFLHDSFQNVAAVCDLLSIVCKNRRHNCHQSSKPVNMTDCRLTSGKYPQCRYSAAAQYKFFIVACDPPQKSDPPYKLVPVHLDSIL, from the coding sequence ATGGTGCTatgctttcctcttcttttactGCTGCTGGTTCTATGGGGACCAGTGTGTCCACTTCATGCTTGGCCTAAGCGTCTCACCAAGGCTCACTGGTTTGAAATTCAGCATATACAGCCAAGTCCTCTCCAATGCAACAGGGCAATGAGTGGCATCAACAATTATACCCAGCACTGTAAGCATCAAAATACCTTTCTGCATGACTCTTTCCAGAATGTGGCTGCTGTCTGTGATTTGCTCAGCATTGTCTGCAAAAATCGTCGGCACAACTGCCACCAGAGCTCAAAGCCTGTCAACATGACTGACTGCAGACTCACTTCAGGAAAGTATCCCCAGTGCCGCTATAGTGCTGCTGCCCAGTACAAATTCTTCATTGTTGCCTGTGACCCCCCTCAGAAGAGCGATCCCCCCTACAAGTTGGTTCCTGTACACTTAGATAGTATTCTCTAA